From Suricata suricatta isolate VVHF042 chromosome 1, meerkat_22Aug2017_6uvM2_HiC, whole genome shotgun sequence, a single genomic window includes:
- the TRAM1L1 gene encoding translocating chain-associated membrane protein 1-like 1, which yields MAFRKKSTKNPPVLSHEFILQNHADLVACVGMFFVLGLMFEGTAEASIVFITLQHSVPFPAAEDRATESKFLYYYGIKDLATVFFYMLVAIIIHATIQEYVLDKINRRMQFPKPKQSRFNESGQFSVFYLVSCIWGTVILVSENCLSDLTLLWRAHPHNMMTFQMKFFYISQLAYWFHALPELYFQRIKKQDIPRQLVYIGLHLFHIAGAYLLYLNHLGLVLLMMHYFVELLSHICDLFYFSDEKYQKEVSLWAIVFILGRLVTLIVSVLTVGFHLAGGQNRNPDGLSGNVNVLAAKIAVLSSSCTIQAYITWNLFNVQLQRWMEEDVPLQAPSVKKKRTKGRSSRKGTENGVAPSNRVDSPHKRKEKSS from the coding sequence ATGGCGTTTCGTAAGAAGAGCACCAAGAACCCCCCAGTCCTGAGCCACGAATTCATCCTGCAGAATCATGCGGACCTCGTCGCCTGTGTGGGGATGTTCTTCGTGCTGGGGCTTATGTTCGAGGGAACAGCAGAAGCGTCTATCGTGTTTATTACCCTTCAGCACAGCGTTCCCTTCCCTGCCGCAGAAGACCGAGCCACAGAATCCAAGTTCCTTTACTATTACGGCATCAAAGATCTGGCCACGGTTTTCTTCTACATGCTGGTGGCAATCATCATTCACGCCACGATTCAGGAGTATGTGTTGGATAAAATTAACAGGCGAATGCAGTTCCCCAAACCGAAACAAAGCAGATTTAATGAATCCGGCCAGTTTAGTGTATTCTACCTTGTTTCTTGTATTTGGGGCACAGTCATTCTAGTTTCTGAAAACTGTCTGTCAGACCTAACTCTTTTATGGAGGGCTCATCCCCACAATATGATGACATTTCAGATGAAGTTTTTCTACATATCACAGTTGGCATACTGGTTTCATGCCCTCCCCGAACTCTATTTCCAGAGAATCAAAAAGCAAGACATCCCTCGTCAACTTGTCTATATTGGCCTTCACCTCTTTCACATCGCTGGAGCTTACCTCTTATACTTGAACCATCTGGGACTCGTCCTCTTGATGATGCATTATTTCGTTGAATTACTTTCCCACATTTGTGACCTGTTTTATTTTAGCGATGAAAAGTACCAGAAAGAGGTTTCTCTGTGGGcaattgtgtttattttgggGCGACTCGTGACTTTAATTGTTTCTGTACTGACTGTGGGCTTTCACCTGGCCGGAGGGCAGAATCGGAATCCGGATGGccttagtgggaatgtaaatgtgTTGGCAGCTAAAATTGCTGTTCTGTCCTCCAGCTGCACTATCCAAGCATACATAACATggaatttatttaatgttcagcTTCAGAGGTGGATGGAAGAAGATGTTCCTCTTCAGGCCCCAAGTGTGAAGAAGAAACGGACCAAAGGGAGGTCttctagaaaaggaacagaaaatggtGTGGCACCTTCGAACAGAGTAGACTCTCCccataaaaggaaagagaagtcttCATAA